In Acidobacteriota bacterium, a genomic segment contains:
- a CDS encoding site-specific integrase has protein sequence MERLTARRAETLRKPGRYRAGDTVYLVVAKGRTGRVNKRWVQRLHVQGTRRDISIGTYPAVTLSEARERAHDNRLTAKRGGDPSGRASTVPTFADVSAKVERGGQWRGQTRETRRRTLARYAARLMGRPVDQIDRAAVLSVLGPVYRDKPATGKLLRGWVRGVLAAAQALGHVDVNAAGEVIDAALPKSPKARAHRRALPYADVPAALVAVEASGAGPAAKAAIRFTALTAVRSGEARGATWGEVDLEVREWRVPASRMKAGSEHRVPLSAAAVAVLEGMRAHSDGAADSLIFPGVGGRPLNGGTLVIALRRATGTDADVHGFRSSFRTWAAERSGATRDVAELALAHVVGGAVERSYARSDLFEQRRVLMERWAAFVTGPAATR, from the coding sequence ATGGAGAGACTGACCGCCAGACGGGCCGAGACGCTGCGGAAGCCGGGCCGGTACCGGGCAGGCGACACGGTGTACCTGGTCGTGGCCAAGGGCCGGACGGGCCGGGTCAACAAGCGCTGGGTGCAACGGCTTCACGTCCAGGGGACGCGGCGCGACATCAGCATCGGCACGTACCCGGCCGTCACGCTGTCGGAGGCTCGGGAGCGGGCGCACGACAACCGCCTGACGGCGAAGCGGGGCGGGGACCCGTCCGGGCGCGCGTCGACCGTGCCGACGTTCGCGGACGTGTCGGCCAAGGTCGAGCGCGGGGGCCAGTGGCGCGGCCAGACCCGGGAGACGCGGCGGCGGACCCTGGCGCGGTACGCGGCGCGTCTGATGGGCCGGCCCGTCGACCAGATCGACCGGGCGGCGGTGCTCTCGGTGCTCGGGCCGGTGTACCGCGACAAGCCGGCGACGGGCAAGCTCTTGCGCGGTTGGGTCCGTGGCGTGCTCGCGGCGGCGCAAGCTCTCGGCCATGTCGACGTGAACGCGGCGGGCGAAGTGATCGACGCGGCGTTGCCGAAGAGCCCGAAGGCGCGGGCGCATCGGCGGGCGTTGCCGTACGCGGACGTTCCCGCGGCGCTGGTGGCGGTCGAGGCGTCGGGGGCGGGTCCGGCCGCCAAGGCGGCGATTCGTTTCACGGCGCTGACGGCGGTGCGGTCGGGCGAGGCCCGCGGGGCGACGTGGGGCGAGGTCGACCTCGAGGTGCGGGAGTGGCGCGTACCGGCCTCGCGGATGAAGGCGGGGTCGGAACATCGGGTGCCGTTGTCGGCTGCGGCTGTGGCGGTGCTGGAGGGCATGCGGGCGCATTCCGACGGCGCGGCCGACTCGTTGATCTTCCCTGGTGTGGGCGGGCGTCCGCTCAACGGCGGCACCTTGGTCATTGCGCTGCGGCGAGCGACGGGTACGGATGCGGACGTTCACGGTTTCCGGTCGAGCTTCCGGACGTGGGCGGCGGAGCGTTCCGGTGCGACGCGGGACGTGGCGGAGCTGGCCCTTGCGCACGTGGTGGGCGGGGCTGTCGAGCGGAGTTACGCGCGCAGCGATCTGTTCGAGCAGCGTCGGGTGCTGATGGAGCGCTGGGCGGCGTTCGTGACCGGGCCGGCGGCGACGCGGTAA